The genomic stretch TCGCCCTCACCGTGCTGGCGTTCGGGCTGCACCTCGGCTCGGTCGTGACCCGGGGCCTGGCCGTGGCGCGCCCGCCGTGGGGCAACATGTACGAGTTCTCCACCGCCTTCGCCCTCATGGCCACCGGCGCCTACCTGTCCGTGCTCGCCACCCGCAAAAACGTCCGCTGGCTGGCCGTCCCCGTCCTGTTCTCCGTCCTGCTGACGCTGGGCCTCGCGGTGACGGTCCTGTACGTCGACGACGCCCAGCTCGTGCCCGCGCTGCACTCGTACTGGCTGTGGATCCACGTCTCCGCCGCGATCGTCTCCGGCGGGGTCTTCCACACCGGGGCCGTCGTCACCCTGCTCTTCCTCGGCCGCGACCGGTGGGAGGCGGCCGTCGCAGCGGGCCGGGACGGCGGGCGGCTGGCGACCATCTGGAGCCGTCTGCCCTCCGCCGCCTCCCTGGACAAGCTCTCGTACCGGCTCAACGTCCTGGTCTTCCCGCTGTGGACCTTCGCCGTCATCGCGGGCGCCGTGTGGGCCGAGGCCGCATGGGGCCGCTACTGGGGCTGGGACCCCAAGGAGACCTGGGCCTTCATCACCTGGGTCGCCTACGCCGCCTATCTGCACGCCCGCGCCACGGCGGGCTGGAAGGGGCGCCGTGCCGCGTACCTCGGCCTCGTCGCCTTCGCCGCGTTCGTCTTCAACTACTACGGCGTGAACATCTTCATCACTGGATTGCACTCGTATGCTGGAGTCAAGTAGACGCGGTACCCCTCGGGGGTATAGTGGCTGTCCCGGCAGGCGAAGCAGATGCGGAAGGCCATGACGACAGCCACGAACCGGCGGACCGTAGTCCACGGCAGCGCAGCGCGCTGGACGTGGGCCGCCGTCGTGGCGCTGGTTGCCGCCCTCGCCGTACTCGTCCACCACGACACGAGCGCCACGGCCGTGCGCGCCCCTGTCATGAGTGCGATGCCCGGCATGGACCACACGTCCGCGGCGATGACACCGACGGCGGCGTCGGCAGGACACGGCACGGCACTCGGGGCCGAGGATCCGGCCACGGGTGGCGACGCTGCATGCTCGGGTCCCGCCATGCAGCACTGCTCAAGCGGCGACCCGGGCACGACCCAGCTCGCGCCGCCGCCCGCCACGCCTCACGTCGACAGGGGCGACACGTCGTACGGGGTGCTCGCGGGACATGATCTTCCCGGCGTGCCGAACCGCGCGCCGCCCGACCTCTCCGTCCTCTCCCGTCTGTTGATCTAGGCCGCCCCCTGCTGGCTGCCGCCGTGCCTCCCCACGGACACGCGAGCGCAGCCGTCCGCAAGCGCCCCCGATCAACGGCATATCGAGAAGAGGACTTCCACCATGAACAGCATCAACCGCCGCTCGGTCCTGCTGGCCGGACTCGGCGTTGCGGGCGCCGGCGCGCTCGCCGCCTGCAGTGGCTCCGGCAGCTCCAGCGGTTCGCCCGCCCTGGTCAGCCCCAACGGCGCGGCCGTCGCCGCTGCCGAGAAGAAGCGCACCAGTACGGGAACGGTGCGCACCGTGAACCTGACCGCCGCGCGCGCCATGCTCGACCTCGGCGCCGGCCTCATGGCCAACAGCTGGGCCTTCAGCGGCCAGACGCCGGGCAAGGAACTGCGGCTGTCCGTCGGCGACACCCTCGCCGCCGAACTGTCCAACCAGCTGCCGGACAAGACCACCACCTCCATCCACTGGCACGGAATCGCCCTGCGCAGCGACATGGACGGCGTCCCGCCCGCCACCCAGACCTCCGTGCGGGCCGGCAGCAACTTCACCTACCGCTTCATCACCGACGCCCCCGGCACCTACTTCTTCCACCCCCACGTCGGTGTCCAGCTCGACCGCGGCCTGTACGCCCCGCTGATCGTCGAGGACCCCAAGGAACCGCTGTCGTACGACGACGAGTGGGTCGTCGTCCTCGACGACTGGGTCGACGGCGTCACGGGCACCCCCGACGAGGTCTACGCCGAACTCAAGCAGGGCATGGGGGGCATGGACATGGGGGGCATGGACATGGGCAGCTCCAGCCCCAGTCCCAGCAGCTCCTCCAGTGACATGGGGGACATGGGCGGGATGGACATGAGCAACATGAGTATGAAGAGCGGGAGTTCGGCCTCGCCGTCCGCCTCCGGCGGCATGTCGATGAAGTTCATGCTCACAGATTCCAAAAGCAAGCTGCTCGGCGGCGACGCCGGTGACGTGAAGTACCCCTACCACTTGGTCAACGGACGGGTGCCGACGGACCCGGCCGTCTACACCAGCAAGGCGGGCAAGCGCATCCGCCTGCGCATCATCAACGCCGGCGGCGACACCGCGTACCGGGTGGCGCTCGGCGGCCACAACCTGACCATCACCCACACCGACGGCTTCCCGGTCCAGCACCAGCAGGTCGACGCCCTGCTGGTCGGCATGGGCGAGCGGTACGACGTCCTGGTCACCCTCGCGGACGGTGTCTTCCCGCTGGTGGCGGTCGCCGAGGGCAAGAACGCGAGCGGCATGGCGCTCGTCCGCACGGGTTCGGGAAGCACGCCGAAGCCGACCGTATGGCCGAAGGAACTGGACGGCATGATCATGACCGCCTCCCAGCTGAAGGCGGCGGACGACGTCCGCCTGGAGTCGAGGAAGACCGACCGGGTGCACCGCATCGAGCTGACCGGCGGCATGGACAAGTACAACTGGGGCATCAACGGCAAGCAGTTCGACATGAACAACCCCACCGCGAACCCCATCCTCGTCGAGCAGGGCCAGCGGGTCCGCCTCGACTTCGTCAACAAGACCACCATGTGGCACCCGATGCACCTGCACGGCCACACCTACCAGCTCGGCAGCACCGGCCCGCGCAAGGACACCACCATCGTGCTGCCGAAGAAGACCGTGTCCGTCTTCTTCGACGCCGACAACCCCGGACAGTGGATGATGCACTGCCACAACGCCTATCACGGTGAGGCGGGGATGATGGCGCTGGTGGCCTACCAGGCCTGACCGCCGATTCGGTCCGGGGCGACTCACGACCGTCCCGGGCCGGAGGATGGGCGGCGACCCGTCAGGCCGCGCATGGGGCCGTGCCACTGCTCCGGGCGCGGTGTCGGGCAGGTCCTCAGACCCGCACGCAACTGGAACGGCATGGAGTCGATCGGGTCGTACTTCACGTTCTGCCCGGTCCGGGGCGCGTGCAGGACCATGCCGTAACCCGCCTCCTGGAGGCGGGGCGTGCAGCGCGTGGCTCGGCCTCGAGGTCAGCCGATGACAGGGGCGCAGCCGATCAGCAGAGGCAGCAGCGGAACGGCCGCGACCGTCGCGGCCACCGTCATCGAAAGTGCCCGGTGAGGCCGCCGCCCGGGCGCCAGGACCCGCTGGAGCCGCAGGAGGGCGCCGGGGCCGCCGGCGGAGAATGCGCCTTGAGGTACTCCGGACGTGGCCATCTCGTACAGGGCGGTGGCGAGCACGTCACGCGGGTGGCTGCGCAGCGCGTGGTCGTCGGCGATCATCTCGAGCAGCACCGAGGTCTGCTCCCTGGCGTGCCGGGCCAGCGGCAGCCACCGAAACGCCCGGGCGAACGCCTCCGAGGCGGCCATGGCCAGGTGGTGCCGGCCCGCGATGTGGGCCCGCTCGTGTTCCAGCACGGCGGCCAGCTGTCCGGCGGAGAGCAGGCGCAGAGCGCCGTCGCTGACGACGACGCGGGAGCGGTACCCGGGCAGGCAGTAGGCGGCGGGCCGTTCGTGATCCACCACGGTCGCGCGCAGCGCAGCCGAGCGGCGGCCCACGATGTCAAGGACGCGCCGGTGACGGCTGCGGACCCGCCGCGCCCGCAGCACCTCGAAAACGAAGGAACCGAGCGGGAGCAGCACCACAAAGACGGGCAGGGCGACGGCGAGCCCGTCCGCGGTGTCGGGATCGGGGGCACTCCCCGGCCCGGCGGCCAGCCGGCAGGAGTGCAGAAGGCCGGTCAACCCCGCGTGGAGGTGCTCGGCCGGGACGGCGAGGTGGTACGCGGCCAGGGCGAGGGCCATCGTGAACGACACGGTCAGCGCGTGCCAGGTGGCGACGGCGAGCGCCGGTGAGCGGCGCGGCCAGTCGCTGCGCACCATCAGCGGGGGCGCGAGGAAACCGATCGCACTCGCGTAGCCCAGGAGCGCGGCGGCCGCGGTCACGCGTCCGCGTGCCTTCCCGCGCCGCGCAGGGCCTTGCGCAGCGCGGCGAGTTCGGCGGGCGACATCCTGCCGACGAAGTGGCCGAGCGCCACGGGCCGGTCCTCACTGGCACTGAGCGCGTCCTCCATGAGGGCGGCGGAGTACTCCTCCCGCGTGCGCACCGGCTCGTACAGCCAGGCGCGGCCCTCCTTCTGCTCACGCAGCAGCCAGCCCTTGGCCTGGAGGATGTTGGCCACGGTCATCACCGTCGTGTACGCGACGGGCCGCGTCCGGTTGATGTCGTCGACTATGTCCCGCACGGTTGCCGGGCGCCTCCATCTCCAGAGACGGTCCATGATCTCCGCCTCCAACTCCCCGAGCCGTCGCATGAGCAGCTTCTCCCTCTCCGCCGTGGATTCACGTCAATCGTAGAGTGCGGCGGACCAACGGTGGCTCAAGGCCGCATGCGGCGGTGCCGGGCGCTTGGCCGTCGGCGCGGGGAGGTCGGGGTTGCGGGACGGCTGCGGCAGCGATCCCGCGGTCGCGTCGTCCTTCGGCGTTGGGTGTAGTTCGAGCTGCACCCTTCGGCGTTTGCGTGCTGGACGAGTGGCACGCCCCGCCCTGGCACCGGACGCCGCGTGTGTGATGCGGCCGGTTCCGACACGTTCCCGCCTCGCGAGGCGGGAA from Streptomyces mirabilis encodes the following:
- a CDS encoding BlaI/MecI/CopY family transcriptional regulator; amino-acid sequence: MRRLGELEAEIMDRLWRWRRPATVRDIVDDINRTRPVAYTTVMTVANILQAKGWLLREQKEGRAWLYEPVRTREEYSAALMEDALSASEDRPVALGHFVGRMSPAELAALRKALRGAGRHADA
- a CDS encoding M56 family metallopeptidase — its product is MTAAAALLGYASAIGFLAPPLMVRSDWPRRSPALAVATWHALTVSFTMALALAAYHLAVPAEHLHAGLTGLLHSCRLAAGPGSAPDPDTADGLAVALPVFVVLLPLGSFVFEVLRARRVRSRHRRVLDIVGRRSAALRATVVDHERPAAYCLPGYRSRVVVSDGALRLLSAGQLAAVLEHERAHIAGRHHLAMAASEAFARAFRWLPLARHAREQTSVLLEMIADDHALRSHPRDVLATALYEMATSGVPQGAFSAGGPGALLRLQRVLAPGRRPHRALSMTVAATVAAVPLLPLLIGCAPVIG
- a CDS encoding multicopper oxidase family protein, whose protein sequence is MNSINRRSVLLAGLGVAGAGALAACSGSGSSSGSPALVSPNGAAVAAAEKKRTSTGTVRTVNLTAARAMLDLGAGLMANSWAFSGQTPGKELRLSVGDTLAAELSNQLPDKTTTSIHWHGIALRSDMDGVPPATQTSVRAGSNFTYRFITDAPGTYFFHPHVGVQLDRGLYAPLIVEDPKEPLSYDDEWVVVLDDWVDGVTGTPDEVYAELKQGMGGMDMGGMDMGSSSPSPSSSSSDMGDMGGMDMSNMSMKSGSSASPSASGGMSMKFMLTDSKSKLLGGDAGDVKYPYHLVNGRVPTDPAVYTSKAGKRIRLRIINAGGDTAYRVALGGHNLTITHTDGFPVQHQQVDALLVGMGERYDVLVTLADGVFPLVAVAEGKNASGMALVRTGSGSTPKPTVWPKELDGMIMTASQLKAADDVRLESRKTDRVHRIELTGGMDKYNWGINGKQFDMNNPTANPILVEQGQRVRLDFVNKTTMWHPMHLHGHTYQLGSTGPRKDTTIVLPKKTVSVFFDADNPGQWMMHCHNAYHGEAGMMALVAYQA
- the ccsB gene encoding c-type cytochrome biogenesis protein CcsB, which codes for MNTNPLADQTLAQLSSWLMDSAIAVYLLAFLAACAEWTFGSTGKIARASAAVAARPAPAGEEPSTPTGAAASGGTAVLAPAATRTRRQAPPDGPGVAGDSPRADMLGRISVALTVLAFGLHLGSVVTRGLAVARPPWGNMYEFSTAFALMATGAYLSVLATRKNVRWLAVPVLFSVLLTLGLAVTVLYVDDAQLVPALHSYWLWIHVSAAIVSGGVFHTGAVVTLLFLGRDRWEAAVAAGRDGGRLATIWSRLPSAASLDKLSYRLNVLVFPLWTFAVIAGAVWAEAAWGRYWGWDPKETWAFITWVAYAAYLHARATAGWKGRRAAYLGLVAFAAFVFNYYGVNIFITGLHSYAGVK